CAGTCTGTTATACATAGCAGAGCATCTTATTTGTCTCACAGACTCATTTCCTGAAGCAAGAGGCACTTTGAGACAGCATCCTTCCCCAAGGACCGGCTTTCACTGCCAGCCACATGTAGGAGGCTTAAGGGGTGGCTGAAAGCACTGCaatgccctgcagcagcattcATAGCACTCAGCTACCTGTGAACATAGAGCTGTCATAAATCCTCTCTCCCTGTGTTGTTTCTTGCAGGTAAACTATGACCACTTTACTATTAGTGTTTGTGTGTTTGCGAGTCATCACCACAGCCATCTCTGTGGAACTCTCAGGTACGTGTCCCGGGGTGTGGGAAAGTGGGGCTGAGCAATGTGCTGCACTCTGGTCCCAACCCCAAGTGTGGGCAGCTGCCAGAAATAAGTGTACCCAAGATCTGCTCTGTGTACACGGGCTCTTCTCTTTGAATGGCTGCTATGCCATAGCTTGCCACCGTTCTTGTGCTTGGGGAGCCAGGGAGACACCTCCAGGCAAAGGCAGACTTATGGGAAAACCAAGGGAGTTTCAGCATTCCCCTTTCTTAAACCCTGTCAGGTGTGATCTTGTATCATGGGCAGCAGCTACAATGCAGTAGAGCCCTTCGTGGCCTTCATTCCCACATCCAGCACTGGTCCAAATCCCAAAAGCAACCATGGCACAAGGGTCATGGTGTAACTTCCCTTTTGCAAGTTATTTTCAGCAGACTAGACCTAAAAGGATATGTCTGAATATGTGGGTACAGGCTTACAAAGCAGATATAGGCATTGGAGCATATAGAAGCACTGGGTATTTTGGATTAAATGCCTTATGGATGTAACCATTGCTTTGTCTGGGAACTGGCAGACAGTAGTGATGGCCTGGAAGTGAAGATACCTGAGCAGTCTCCCCTGCGTGTTGTCCTGGGAAGCTCCCTGAACATCCCCTGTTACTTCAACATCCCAGAGGAACAGGACACCAGTGCTCTGCTGACCCCACGGATCAAATGGAGCAAACTCTCAAACGGGACTGAAGTTGTCTTGCTAGTGGCCACTGGTGGGAAAATCCGTCTCAACACTGAGTACAGGGAGGCAATCTCTTTGCCCAATTACCCTGCCATCCCCACCGATGCCACCTTGGAAATCAAGGCGCTGAGATCCAACCACACTGGGATTTACCGCTGTGAAGTGATGTACGGTATTGAGGACAGACAAGACACAATAGAGGTCCTAGTGAAAGGTGAGATCGTGTTTTTGCTCTTTCCTCTCAGAACCTTgctgcctggcctgggcagaagggaggaagaaatatATAGGCAGAGGGAGGTACTGCTCTCCCCATAGATATAAACCCTTCCTGTCAGGTCACAGATAAGGCCATGGGCAGATGAGCAGAAGCCATGGGCCAGGCATTTACTTCAGCAAGCTAGGACCAGACTAAACAAACGAGTAAAATGACTCATGGCAGAATATATGGCAATAAAATTACTCTTCTGGCAGAAAGTGGGTTACAGAGACAGCAAGACGACATCCTTGGCACGAGATGGTACTGGATACACCAGGATGTTGCTCAGAGGGGTGAAGCTGGATCAGGGCTGTCATAAgaccttttatttcttccaaacaTTTTAGGAGATGGGATGCCCTCAGCTGGAGAATCAGTCTGTTCTGGAAAAACTTTCCCCATAGTCTTGCAAAGACCATCCCAGTAATATGTGGCTAAAATAACAAAAGTTAAGTTTCTCACTTTAAGTTTCCTATCTTTATCatgatttttgctttcagtgtagGCCAGGGAGACAGCTTCCACTGCAACAGTTAATCAGTGGGTCTCTGCTGGTCACATACACTGGAGTGTATATCTTACAGCAGAGGCTAGGACCTCCCTCATTGTCTCCTGGTGAATTTTCCACTTAATGGTCTGCTCATGCCAGACTGGAGTGTACAGCTAGCCATCTTTTGTAAAGATCCTTGTTCATCACAGAATACAACTTCGGTATGTTTGCAGCAGATCTGGAGATTTCAAGTGGATTTTCCTCTTGTTTCCTGGGTGTTTGTACACTAGGTGACACTACGCACCCTTGGTCCTGAGTAGGACTTTGAGGGGCTGTAGCTGTCAAACCTGCATAGCAGCATggtccctgctctgccccactgaACCATTCTGAACCATGCATTTAAAACACTGCACAGACCTGTATCAGGAAAGTATTGAGTCCTTCTGACAGCAATATAGCACTGTGTTCTGGGTGATGGGTTTCCTCGTAGTGTTCACACCACTATTCAGGTACTGACTTTTAATGCACTGTGACATTATTACAGCACCATGGGAGAGCATGGGAGAGCAATAGGAGTCACTAATGTGCTTCACAAGGTCCCTTGAAAGGACCCCATCAAGTCACCCTTGGCTTGAGATGCTCAAATACAGACAACATAAATAGTTCATTGTTTCTGGTTGACATGCAGTATCTGTTCTTTGAATCCTTAACTTCTTTGGAAGGAAAGCAGCTGGTTCCTCTCCAGCAGATGCGTGAGTGATGGCCATTGTGTTTTCCAGGCATCGTATTCCACTACAGAGCAATCTCCACAAGGTACACCTTGAactttgaaaaagcaaagcaggcctgTATCCAGAACAGTGCTGTCATTGCTACtcctgagcagctgcaggctgcctATGAGGATGGGTACGAGCAGTGTGATGCTGGTTGGCTGGCTGATCAGACTGTCAGGTAATGAACAGTCGTGGGGAAAGGAAAGCCACAGCAGGGTTGTTAGGACTTCTGTAATGAAGCCACCAACTGAAAACATTGAGAAAGAGTTGCTAAATAGCAGCTGTTGTAATTGCTGGTGTGTAGAGGGAGGTGGTGGGTTGCAAGCCATTCTCTGCCAGGAGAGAATCTGTAGTAGGAAAGCAGAGTGACCACTGTCCTCCTCAGCTGGTGGTGACAGCTGAGTGGGCAGTGGCTTAATCCTGACCCTTCATCATCTGTGAACAAAACAGATGCTATGCTAAGATGTACAAGTGTGGCTCAACCGTACTTAGCTGTGCATCCCCCACTGAGGACGCACCTGGGCCTGATGTCTTTGGCCAGTGCTTCCAGGGACCTGCTGTGCTCAGGACCATCAGAGGGAGGGCAGGATAACAGATcacctttcccctttcccataACCCAGGAAAAGCCATAAATAATCACAATGCACAGTGCTCTGCATCTCTTTCCCAGCCTCACTGCAGCTGCCAGCATCCTGCCCCCTCACTCCTTATGCACTCTCTCTCCCCCAGGTACCCCATTCACTGGCCCCGGGAGCGCTGCTATGGTGACAAGGATGAATTTCCAGGAGTGAGGACCTATGGTGTCCGAGAGCCAGATGAAACCTATGATGTTTACTGTTATGCAGAGCAAATGCAAGGTGATTTGGGGCTTTTATTGTTACTAGATGCAGAAGCAACCAAAGCTCTGCTCATGCCTAGACCAGACAACAGTAAATACAGAGGCAAAGGGCTAGAGGCAAGACAGGTTAAAGATCGAAAAGTACCTACCCCAGCAAGGCCAGAAGTTCTCAACAGTCTCTTGGTTAGATCTTGGCTAATTTTAATGTCAAATGACTAGTGCAGTAGAGAGGGTGGAGTCCATCTAATGTCCACCAGAGGCCATGCCATCCTGCATGTCTCTGGTCATCTTTTTGAGGGTGTGGCAATTGGAGTTGTTCATCACCTATGCTTATGACAAGGATCCATTGAAATATTCAGCACATCAGAACTGAAATTGTCTTTTATATTCTTCTTGCCCTGTGGCTCCATCTAGTTTGGTAGGTTTTGCTCCAGTCTGTATTCGGTCTGTAAGACAACTTTATAGACAGTCACGAACATGGAGTTGCAGTTCAGCTGTAATACACAGGACTTTGCATCTTATCCAGACTCTGAGGaatgggaagggaaagaaaagggaattggGATTAAATTCTACAGCCAATTCCTGTGACAATGGATGGTGTGATTGCAGGTAAAGTCTTCTATGCCACCGCCCCTGAAAAGTTCACCTTCcaagaagcttttgaaaaatgccaCAGTTTGGGAGCCCGTTTGGCCACCACAGGAGAGCTGTACTTAGCCTGGAAGGACGGCATGGACATGTGCAGTGCAGGCTGGCTGGCCGATCGCAGTGTCCGCTACCCCATTTCCAGAGCACGGCCCAACTGCGGAGGAAACCTGGTGGGCGTGCGGACAGTGTACCTGTATGTCAACCAAACAGGGTATCCTCACCCTGACTCTCGCTACGATGCCATCTGCTATAGTGGTGAGTACACCAGGGCTGTGGGACTAAGCAATGAGTCTCTACATATCAGCAAGCAGGAGCTCACTGGCCAGAGCtaaccttttttaaaacaacaaaaaaaaagcaggcaggggaagagggTTTAGAGGGTTTAGCAAAGGACTTAGTCCCTCATTCATAGTCAGGTAGGAAGCAGAGTCCAGAAAGATCACGGATGCCTGCCCTCTACAGGGGGGCTTTGAGGAGGTGGGTGTTACACAGCCATCCTCTCTCCGGTCCTCCCACACCTTCCAGCTTTGGTAGCTCTCCAGGAGACATGGAGCAGAGCTCAGGTGCTTCATGTACAAGACTTTGAATGCTGcaaatggaaaagaatgaaaaagataaCAGATCTCATCCTGAAGATGTGTATGTGATGTGGTACAGATGCATGCCTGAGTTTCCATGCTGGCATAAATCAGAGACTACAGCAGTCTCCAGCAATCAGAAATGGGGCAAAATTGTACCTAGGAGGTGGAGAGCATCCCAGCTACTCCCCCTTTCTTCTAATGGTACTCTTCTCCCTGCAGCAAGAAGGGGGCAAAGCACAGTAGTATATGGTCTattcacagagtcacagaatggcaggggttggaagggacctctggagatcatctcgccCAACCCCCCttcttgagcaggcacacccagagcaggggcacaggaacgcgtcctggcgggttttgaatgtctccagggaaggagactccacaccctccctgggcagcctgtgcccctgctctggcacccacacagggaagaagttttttctcatgtttgagtggaacttcctgtgttccagcttgtgcccgttgccccttgtcctgttttGGGCACCATTGAAAAAAGTCTAGTCCCATactcctgacacccacccttcagatatttgtaagtatgATAAGGATtgccatctttaaaaaaataataacagtatcttaaaatatgttttgaaatcCCTTTGATACAGACCTATTGTGCCCAGATAGCATGCATGGTCAGTGTGTCAGGAGGCTCTGTAATACCTCTTGGAGTTATCCAGCTACATGGCCAAGCTAAATGGTCCACCAAGCCCAGCCTTCTGGTTATCTGAGAGTATGCATCTGAAACTGCTGAGTACAGCCAGCCCTTGTCTGAGCATCTCTAATTCTCTGAATCCCTTGAGGCTTGAGAGCTACTGGCTGAAATGAACTAGCAGGAAAATGCAATTGGAAATAAATAGAGCAGGGACAGCAGTATTAGGAGAAAAGCCTGACAGTGTCTCattgcctctccctccccagccgaGACCCGCCTTCCTGCGTATCCAAGATGTCCCAGCCCTCCCACACCTGCCCATTTCTGTTTTATGCTGCTCTTTAAACCACCATCCTTGCTGTAGGCTGAGCTGCTCAGTGGCATGTTAAGCATGTTCTCCTACACCCCAGGGATGTGACTTTGGCAGAAAAGTGATTTGGGAGGGGAAAGGTCAGAGTTGTTTGAATGCATTTGGTACAGCAAGTGGCCCTGGCTGTCTGGGTGATGGGGTTAGCATGCTTATAGGTGATGAGCTCTTAAGCTGTcccctgggcagagcagaaggaGATAGTGATCCTGGTGATACTTCATGCAGTGGGTGTGAGGATCCAGTTGCCTTTCTCCCACtgctcagagctgctgtggAGGTTATCTAAGTTCCCCTAGTTCCCTCCGGCCACCTTAAATTCCTTATAGCAGGCACTAGAGGTCAGTGCAGACTTGGATATGGGCAAGGTGTTCCCGTGAAGGAGAGCTGGGAGAAGAGCAGGGAAAGCCCTCTCTGATTTGCCAGCTGTGGTACCCTCCATGTTGGGCTGTTGTAGAGAGCCATtgtaaaggaaggaaaaccatttcttttacCAGACCGTCATGATTTCCCTGCTCCTTTCAGAGCCAGCAAACATCCAGCTTCTTCTcagaggcagcaccagcacagtAAACCTTGCTAGACTGACCATGTCCTCTCTGATTGCTGCTTTGTCTCCTGGTGCAGGGGATGACGTTGAGACTCTAGTCCCAGGGCAGTTCATCGATGAGACGGGGGGCGAGCTGGGCAGCGCCTTCACTGTCCAGACTGTCACCCAGACTGAAGTGGAGCTACCTCTGCCACGCAATGCCACAGAGGAGGAGGCCCGCGGCAGCATTGCCACCCTGGAGCCCATTGAGATCACACCCACCGTCACTGAGCTCTATGAAGGCTTCACCGTCCTGCCCGAACTCTTCGCCACCGGTGTCACAGTAGAGACAGCTGCCCCAGAGGAGAAGAACGTGACCGGGGGGGATGTCACAAGGGTGTGGGCTGTACCTGAAGGAGTCACCACCATAGCCTTAGGCACTGCCATCACCACTGAAATGGCAGAGGTGAGCTCAGTGGAAGAGGCCATGGGGGTGACTACCACACCAGGACTAGAGTCTACTTCAGTGTTCACAGTGGAAGATCAGCTCGTGCGAATGACAGCAGCCCCCGATGTTGGTCTCCTCCCCAAGCAGCCCATCTCCCCCACAGGTAAGTCACCAGGAGTCTGAGAAGCCTGAAGATCTGTTTCTCCTAGAGGTAACcattcagctgaaaacaggcTGAGCTTCTGACATTGCAGTGGGCATCTAGGACCCTAGAGGTGTGCATGTCTGTTTGGGGTCAGGGACATGTTGAGTGCCTCCACTACAGTAGGACAgaaggggtgaggaggaggctgtgggccACACCATCATGTACTGAAAAGGGCTCCCATGGTCACATTCTGCACTTCCTTGCGCATCTGGCTCCAGCAAAGGAGAAAGTCAAGGTAGGAAAATCCTAGAGGAGGGCTAAAGAGGTCCCCAGAACATCACCCTCGATGGCAGCGGAGCTTGATGAATGAGTCATCTCCATCAAAGTGGATTTGACAGGCACCAGTCTTTGCAGTGTTGTTGGGAAGACCCTTACTGGTGGAGGGGGGGTCTCATATCTGCTCTCTCACCACGGCTTCTCTTCCCCCAGGTGTGGTGTTTCACTACCGTGCCGCCACCAGCAGATATGCCTTCTCCTTTGTCGAAGCCCAGCATGCCTGCCTGGAGAACAATGCAGTTATCGCCACTCCCGAACAGCTCCAGGCTGCCTACGAGGCTGGCTTTGACCAGTGTGATGCAGGCTGGCTGCGGGACCAGACAGTCAGGTAAAACTATATTGACTTGGGGAAGACAGCTCTCAAAATTACTATTCAGCGATAAAACTGGGGCTTACCTCTGGTCTGGCCTGCTGCTCTGCTCGTCAGCATCTAGAGCTTTCCTGACCTAAGGTTGTCTCCAGGTCATGATATCTAGTGGCCAATAAACCTGTCCTGCCTCTTTCCTAACCTGTGCATATATCCTGCAGCGGTGAGCTCCACAGAGTACTGACATGTAGGAAAAGTGGAGGAAAGTTTGTAGTCATTGCCCCACGTTGTAAGTGCAGATTAAATTTGTTTCCAAGTCACGCTGGGGGATTTGAGCCCCTCTAAGGGTGAAGAGTTCATGTCCTGCCCCCAAGTACAGTAGCTGGAAAACTCCAAGGTTCTTCAGTCCAGGGCTGACCTCGGGTTACTACTTCTCTTCTTCTTTTGGTAGGTATCCCATTGTGAATCCCCGAAGTAACTGCGTAGGAGATAAAGAGGGCTCACCAGGTGTGCGGTCGTACGGCATGCGCCCGGCCTCAGAGACCTACGATGTGTACTGCTACATTGATAGGCTCAAGGGTATGATTTCCACCTTCCTCTGGCATGGTTGTGGAGCAAATATGTGCTTCAGACCTCCacgtctgtgtgtgtgtggatggGGTGCAGGAACTCACACCTGTTTTCTCTCCCATCCCTCAGGTGAGGTGTTCTTTGCAACCCAGCCAGAGCAGTTCACCTTCCCAGAAGCTCAGCAGTACTGCAAGAGCCAAAATGCCACACTGGCTTCTGTTGGCCAACTCCACGCTGCCTGGAAACAGGGCCTGGACAGATGCTATGCTGGCTGGTTAGCAGACGGCAGCCTCCGCTATCCCATCGTGACCCCCCGTCCCGCCTGCGGAGGGGACGCACCTGGTGTGAGAACCGTCTACCAGCACTACAACCAGACGGGTTTTCCTGACCCACTGTCCCGGCATCACGCCTTCTGCTTCAGAGGTACCCTCCCACCCCTTGTAGGGTGTGTAGACCAATCTCCTCAGGGAAAGGGATTTCACAAGGGAGGTTGGGCACTTCGGGGTGCCAGTTTGGGTGAAGCACTTCATCGGCATCTTGGACTGTGAAATTTTGGAAACTCGCTCCAATACCTTTTTgttccagctctgccacctgtggaggaggaggggttCACCTCATTCTTTGAAGAAGATGTGCTGGCAACCCAAGTGATTCCTGGAGTGGAAGGGGTACCCTCTGGGGAGGAGGCAACCGTGGAGACGGAGTTTGCCACTCAACCTGAGAATCAGACAGCCTGGGGGACAGAGGTCTTTCCAACAGATATGACGCTGCTTTCAGGTGTGTCAGAGCTTCCCTATCTCCTGGGTCACATTTGGCTGGTGTTGTAGGGCTGGGACACTCCCAGAATAAATGGGTTGTGTCTTTGCTGAAAGAGGTTCCCTCTAAATCCAGACAATTATCACCATATTAGCAAGGTCTAAGGCTGTGCATACAGGTACCACAGGAGGAGCTACACGTGTATATTATTAAACTTTTGCTTTGGACTGAACTAAATGACCAGCCATCCTGCAGACCAGCACACACAGCATTGCCATAGCACCTTACAAAAGATGTTGTGGACTCAGCATGGGGAAGGCACACTAGAAACAGATCTCAGACCATGTCTTCCAGGGAGGACAGAGTTGCAGCATGGTCAGAGCAGCAccaacatttttctcttccacgTTAGCTCAGAGGAAGCAGTAGCTTGATTTTAACACTTGGCAATTGGAGTCACTGTTGCCATTGTCCCGTGTCAGAAGAGTATATATTCTGTCAGTTTCCCAGAGATATATAATTTACAGTTGTTTAAGATATAATGTTCATTAGCAAATTTGAAGGAACCAAATGATGTCTGCAAGCACTTTGTGCCTTTATCCCAAGGATATCAGTTTGGGGATAAGATTGATGAGGAAATTGTTAAAAGcttctttaaaacaatttagtaaattatttttctctctctctctgtttgccctttcttttccagtgagtccatctgcttttcctccagctACTGTAATACCAGAGGAAACAAGTACTGATGCTTCCATCAGCAAGGTGTCAGGGTACGTGACTGAATCTGGAGAACATCAAGTCAGTGGTGAATCTTCAGCATCCGGATGGATATCTGGAGTCCCGGATACAAGTGAAGAACTGACTTCTGGAGTTTTTGAACTTAGTGGAGAACACTCAGGGGTTGGAGAAAGTGGATTACCATCAGTAGACCTGCATACCAGTGGCTTTCTACCTGGAGAAAGTGGGCTACCCTCAGGGGACCTGAGTGGGGTGCCTTCTGGCATTGTTGACATCAGTGGCTTAACTTCTGCAGAGGAAGATATATCGGTGTCTACTTCAAGGATACCAGAAATTAGTGGAATGCCACCTGGAGTGGAAAGCAGTGGGCTGCCTTCTGGATTTAGTGGAGAAATCTCTGGCACTGAGCTAGTCACTGGTGTGTCATCTGGAGAGGAAAGTGGACTCACCTCTGGTTTTCCTACGGTCTCTCTTGTGGATACCACATTGGTGGAAGTTGTCACAACCGTGCCAGGatggcaggaggaaggaaaaggatcAATCAGTGTCAGCGGTGAAGGAGATCTTTCAGGGTTCCCATCTACCGAGTGGGACACCAGTGGCAGAGCCCAAGGGTTACCCTCAGGACCTGAGCTCCGTGGGGAGCCCTCTGGAGGGCCCGAGCTCAGTGGGGAGCCCTCTGGGGTGCCCGAGCTCAGTGGGGAGCCCTCTGGGGTGCCCGAGCTCAGTGGGGAGCCCTCTGGAGGGCCCGAGCTCAGTGGGGAGCCCTCTGGGGTGCCCGAGCTCAGTGGGGAGCCCTCTGGAGGGCCCGAGCTCAGTGGGGAGCCCTCTGGGGTGCCTGAGCTCAGTGGGGAGCCCTCTGGAGGGCTTGAGCTCAGTGGGGAGCCCTCTGGGGTGCCCGAGCTCAGTGGGGAGCCCTCTGGAGGGCCTGAGCTCAGTGGGGAGCCCTCTGGGGTGCCCGAGCTCAGTGGGGAGCCCTCTGGAGGGCTTGAGCTCAGTGGGGAGCCCTCTGGGGTGCCCGAGCTCAGTGGGGAGCCCTCTGGAGGGCCTGAGCTCAGCGGGTTGCCCTCAGGACTGGATGTCAGTGGAGAACCATCAGGAACACATGAGGTCAGTGGCCTGGTGGACCTAAGTGGCCTTACTTCTGGTATCGATGGAAGTGGTGAGACCTCAGGCATTACCTTTGTAGATGCCAGTTTGGAGGAAGTGACTACAACCCCCTCAATTacagaagcagaagcaaaagagaTTTTGGAAATCAGTGGATTGCCTTCAGGAGGTGAAGACTCATCAGGCACAGTGTCTGGAAGTTTAGATGTCAGTGGTGAGCCTTCTGGGCATGTAGACTTTGGTGGGAGTGTTTCTGGAGTGCTCGAGATGAGTGGACACCCAAGTGGAGTGATTGACAGCAGTGGAGAAGTCTCTGGAGTCGATGTCACCAGTGGTCTACTGTCTGGAGAGGAAAGTGGACTTGCCTCTGGCTTTCCCACAGTCTCTCTTGTGGATACCACTTTGGTAGAAGTTGTAACACAGATGTCGGTTGCACAAGAGGTGGGAGAAGGGCCATCTGAGATGATAGAAATCAGTGGATTTCCTTCTGGAGACAGAGGACTATCTGGAGAAGGATCTGGAGCTGTGGGGACTAGTGGGTTTCCTTCAGGGACAGGAGACTTCAGTGGTCAGCCATCCGGGATCCCATACATCAGTGGAGACATCTCTGGAGCCACAGATCTAAGTGGACAATCTTCAGCAGTGACTGATATCAGTGGGGAGGCCTCAGGTCTTCCAGAAGTCACTTTAGTTACTTCTGATTTAGTAGAAGTTGTGACAAGACCAACAGTATCGCAGGAACTGGGTGGGGAAACAGCTGTCACATTTCCCTACAGTTTTGAGCCAAGTGGTGCGGCCTCTTCATCTGGTGAACTAAGTGGGGAAAGTCCTGCATTGCCAGAAAGTGGTATAGAAACATCAACAGCTTATGAAATTAGTGGGGAAACATCCACATTTCCAGAAACTAGTGTAGAAACATCCACTATTCATGAAATCAGTGGAGAGACATCTGCATTTCCTGAATTTACCACAGAAACATCAACAATTCAAGAAATCAGTGGGGAAACATCTGCATTTCCTGAAATTATCAGAGAAACATCCACAAGTCAAGAAGCCAGGGGTGAAACATCTGGCTCTCCTGAACTTAGCATAGGAACATCCACAGTTCAAGAAGTAAGCGGGGAAACCTCTGCATTTCCTGAAAGTAGCACAGAAACGTCCACAATACAAGAAATTAGTGGGGAAACATCTGCATTTCCTGAAATTAGAATAGAAACGTTCACAAGTCAGGAAGCCAGGGGTGAAACATCTGGCTATCCTGAACTTAGCATAGAAACATCAACAGTCCATGAAACCAGTGGGGAAGGATCTGCATTCCCGGAAATCAGCATAGAAACTTCAACGGTTCACGAAATCAGTGGGGAAACATCTGCATTTCCTGAAATTAGCATAGAAACTTCAACAGTCCACGAAATCAGTGGTGATAGTTCTGCATTTCCTGAAATTAGAATAGAAACATCCACAAATCAAGAAGCCAGGGGTGAAACATCTGGCTATCCTGAAATTAGCATAGAAACATCAACAGTCCATGAAACCAGTGGGGAAGGATCTACATTTCCCGAAATCAGCATAGAAACTTCAACGGTCCACGAAATCAGCGGGGAAAcctctgcctttcctgaaaTTAGCATAGAAACTTCAACGGTCCACGAAATCAGTGGGGAAA
This sequence is a window from Phalacrocorax carbo chromosome 7, bPhaCar2.1, whole genome shotgun sequence. Protein-coding genes within it:
- the ACAN gene encoding aggrecan core protein; this encodes MTTLLLVFVCLRVITTAISVELSDSSDGLEVKIPEQSPLRVVLGSSLNIPCYFNIPEEQDTSALLTPRIKWSKLSNGTEVVLLVATGGKIRLNTEYREAISLPNYPAIPTDATLEIKALRSNHTGIYRCEVMYGIEDRQDTIEVLVKGIVFHYRAISTRYTLNFEKAKQACIQNSAVIATPEQLQAAYEDGYEQCDAGWLADQTVRYPIHWPRERCYGDKDEFPGVRTYGVREPDETYDVYCYAEQMQGKVFYATAPEKFTFQEAFEKCHSLGARLATTGELYLAWKDGMDMCSAGWLADRSVRYPISRARPNCGGNLVGVRTVYLYVNQTGYPHPDSRYDAICYSGDDVETLVPGQFIDETGGELGSAFTVQTVTQTEVELPLPRNATEEEARGSIATLEPIEITPTVTELYEGFTVLPELFATGVTVETAAPEEKNVTGGDVTRVWAVPEGVTTIALGTAITTEMAEVSSVEEAMGVTTTPGLESTSVFTVEDQLVRMTAAPDVGLLPKQPISPTGVVFHYRAATSRYAFSFVEAQHACLENNAVIATPEQLQAAYEAGFDQCDAGWLRDQTVRYPIVNPRSNCVGDKEGSPGVRSYGMRPASETYDVYCYIDRLKGEVFFATQPEQFTFPEAQQYCKSQNATLASVGQLHAAWKQGLDRCYAGWLADGSLRYPIVTPRPACGGDAPGVRTVYQHYNQTGFPDPLSRHHAFCFRALPPVEEEGFTSFFEEDVLATQVIPGVEGVPSGEEATVETEFATQPENQTAWGTEVFPTDMTLLSVSPSAFPPATVIPEETSTDASISKVSGYVTESGEHQVSGESSASGWISGVPDTSEELTSGVFELSGEHSGVGESGLPSVDLHTSGFLPGESGLPSGDLSGVPSGIVDISGLTSAEEDISVSTSRIPEISGMPPGVESSGLPSGFSGEISGTELVTGVSSGEESGLTSGFPTVSLVDTTLVEVVTTVPGWQEEGKGSISVSGEGDLSGFPSTEWDTSGRAQGLPSGPELRGEPSGGPELSGEPSGVPELSGEPSGLSGEPSGVPELSGEPSGGLELSGEPSGVPELSGEPSGGPELSGLPSGLDVSGEPSGTHEVSGLVDLSGLTSGIDGSGETSGITFVDASLEEVTTTPSITEAEAKEILEISGLPSGGEDSSGTVSGSLDVSGEPSGHVDFGGSVSGVLEMSGHPSGVIDSSGEVSGVDVTSGLLSGEESGLASGFPTVSLVDTTLVEVVTQMSVAQEVGEGPSEMIEISGFPSGDRGLSGEGSGAVGTSGFPSGTGDFSGQPSGIPYISGDISGATDLSGQSSAVTDISGEASGLPEVTLVTSDLVEVVTRPTVSQELGGETAVTFPYSFEPSGAASSSGELSGESPALPESGIETSTAYEISGETSTFPETSVETSTIHEISGETSAFPEFTTETSTIQEISGETSAFPEIIRETSTSQEARGETSGSPELSIGTSTVQEVSGETSAFPESSTETSTIQEISGETSAFPEIRIETFTSQEARGETSGYPELSIETSTVHETSGEGSAFPEISIETSTVHEISGETSAFPEISIETSTVHEISGDSSAFPEIRIETSTNQEARGETSGYPEISIETSTVHETSGEGSTFPEISIETSTVHEISGETSAFPEISIETSTVHEISGETSAFPEISIETSTVHEISGIETSAFPEISIETSTVHEISGETSAFPEIRIETSTNQEARGETSGYPEISIETSTVHGTSGETSAFPEISIETSTVHELNGETSAFPEIRIETSTSQEARGEISAFPEISIETSTVREVSGETSAFPEISIETPTRQEARGETSVYPEISIETSTVQEVSGETSAFPEIKIETSTNQETWGETSAFPEISIETSTVPKTIGEASALPAGNIETAATSLASGELSGAHEKEIPDTTSGAVTHSITGISGETSVPDVVISTSTPDVEPTQGPMNPEEAQLETVSSPPAVSGQETETAVVLDNPHLLATATAVLPQASQEAIDTLGPTTEDTDECHSSPCLNGATCVDGIDSFKCLCLPSYGGDLCEIDLENCEEGWIKFQGHCYRHFEERETWMNAETRCRQHQAHLSSIITPEEQEFVNSHAQDYQWIGLSDRAVENDFRWSDGHSLQFENWRPNQPDNFFAAGEDCVVMIWHEQGEWNDVPCNYHLPFTCKKGTVACGDPPVVDNARTFGRKKDRYEINSMVRYQCNQGYIQRHVPTIRCQPNGQWEEPRISCINPSNYQRRLYKRSARSQLRPNGKDMHRPTH